A DNA window from Caulobacter mirabilis contains the following coding sequences:
- a CDS encoding spinster family MFS transporter — protein sequence MIIYTLNFLDRQVINILAEPIKNELGLMDWQLGMLTGLAFALLYTVLGIPIARIAERKNRPVIIATSVAAWSFFTVLCGFAQNFVQLVLARVGVGIGEAGCTPPAHSLISDYVPKEKRASAIAFYSIGTPLGALIGMSLGGIVADAWGWRTAFMVAGAPGLLLAVVVLFTLVEPRKKLAVDLAAKAAVAGPTFVATLAVLKGKATFWLLAFAVAIKAFIGYGQQPFIASFFFRVHETQLAQLAAQASDMLGFKVGVMSFVAVMLSGLSGLGGVFGVWLGGYLADKMGAKDVRAYALVPALAAILPIPFYVLGILHADALFALLFLFVPAVLTSLWYGPVYATAQSIVPPSMRATTAAILLLIVNLIGLGLGPLIVGGLSDFFALGLGLGKAEGVRWALVSSAVLGLIAFFLFWAARKTIKNDIVS from the coding sequence ATGATCATCTACACCCTGAACTTCCTGGACCGGCAGGTGATCAACATCCTGGCCGAGCCGATCAAGAACGAGCTGGGCCTGATGGACTGGCAGCTGGGCATGCTGACCGGCCTGGCGTTCGCCCTGCTCTACACGGTGCTCGGCATCCCGATCGCCCGGATCGCCGAGCGCAAGAACCGGCCGGTGATCATCGCGACCTCGGTGGCGGCCTGGAGCTTCTTCACCGTGCTCTGCGGGTTCGCCCAGAACTTCGTCCAGCTGGTGCTGGCCCGTGTCGGCGTCGGCATCGGCGAGGCCGGCTGCACCCCGCCCGCCCACAGCCTGATCAGCGACTACGTCCCCAAGGAGAAGCGGGCCTCGGCCATCGCCTTCTACTCGATCGGCACCCCGCTGGGCGCGCTGATCGGCATGAGCCTGGGCGGCATCGTCGCCGACGCCTGGGGCTGGCGGACGGCCTTCATGGTCGCCGGCGCGCCCGGCCTGCTGCTGGCCGTGGTCGTCCTGTTCACCCTGGTCGAGCCGCGCAAGAAGCTGGCCGTCGACCTGGCCGCCAAGGCCGCCGTCGCGGGCCCGACCTTCGTCGCCACCCTGGCCGTGCTCAAGGGCAAGGCGACCTTCTGGCTCCTGGCCTTCGCCGTCGCCATCAAGGCCTTCATCGGCTACGGCCAGCAGCCGTTCATCGCCTCGTTCTTCTTCCGCGTGCACGAGACCCAGCTGGCCCAGCTGGCGGCCCAGGCCTCCGACATGCTCGGCTTCAAGGTCGGGGTCATGTCGTTCGTCGCCGTCATGCTGAGCGGCCTGTCGGGCCTGGGCGGCGTGTTCGGCGTCTGGCTGGGCGGCTACCTGGCCGACAAGATGGGCGCTAAAGACGTGCGCGCCTACGCGCTGGTGCCGGCCCTGGCCGCGATCCTGCCGATTCCCTTCTACGTGCTGGGCATCCTGCACGCCGACGCCCTGTTCGCCCTGCTGTTCCTGTTCGTCCCGGCGGTCCTGACCAGCCTGTGGTACGGGCCGGTCTACGCCACCGCCCAGAGCATCGTGCCGCCGTCCATGCGGGCGACCACGGCGGCCATCCTGCTGCTGATCGTCAACCTGATCGGCCTGGGCCTCGGCCCGCTGATCGTCGGCGGCCTGTCCGACTTCTTCGCCCTGGGCCTGGGCCTGGGCAAGGCCGAGGGCGTGCGCTGGGCGCTGGTCTCCTCCGCCGTGCTCGGCCTGATCGCGTTCTTCCTGTTCTGGGCGGCGCGCAAAACCATCAAGAACGACATCGTGAGCTAA
- the purB gene encoding adenylosuccinate lyase yields MIPRYARPEAVAIWSPETKYKIWFEIEAHAADAMADLGVIPKESAKAIWAGGKDAIWNPDRIDEIERVTKHDVIAFLTHVAEVVGPEARFLHQGMTSSDVLDTTLSVQMARVTDLLIEDVDLLLAALKKRAFEHKFTPTVGRSHGIHAEPTTFGLKLAGHYAEFQRAKERLAMAKFEIATCAISGAVGTFANVDPRVEEYVAEKMGLTVEPVSTQVIPRDRHAAWFSALAVVASSIERLAVEIRHLQRTEVLEAEEAFDPGQKGSSAMPHKRNPILTENLTGLARLVRSAVVPALENVALWHERDISHSSVERGIAPDASIHLDFALRRLAGVVERLVIYPENMLKNLDRLGGLVHSQRVMLALTQKDSSREEAYAAVQGNAMKVWRGEGKFIDFLKADPFVSTHLTDAELDALFNNDYHFKHVDTIFRRVFGEQSA; encoded by the coding sequence ATGATCCCTCGTTACGCCCGCCCCGAAGCCGTCGCCATCTGGTCCCCCGAGACCAAGTACAAGATCTGGTTCGAGATCGAAGCCCACGCCGCCGACGCCATGGCGGACCTGGGCGTGATCCCCAAGGAGTCCGCCAAGGCCATCTGGGCCGGCGGCAAGGACGCGATCTGGAACCCCGACCGCATCGACGAGATCGAGCGCGTCACGAAACACGACGTCATCGCCTTCCTGACCCATGTGGCCGAGGTCGTTGGGCCGGAAGCGCGCTTCCTGCACCAGGGCATGACCAGCAGCGACGTGCTGGACACCACCCTGTCGGTGCAGATGGCCCGCGTCACCGACCTGCTGATCGAGGACGTCGACCTGCTGCTGGCGGCGCTGAAGAAGCGCGCCTTCGAGCATAAGTTCACCCCGACCGTCGGCCGCAGCCACGGCATCCACGCCGAGCCGACCACCTTCGGCCTCAAGCTCGCCGGCCACTACGCCGAGTTCCAGCGCGCCAAGGAGCGCCTGGCCATGGCCAAGTTCGAGATCGCCACCTGCGCCATCTCCGGCGCCGTTGGCACCTTCGCCAACGTCGACCCGCGCGTCGAGGAGTACGTCGCCGAGAAGATGGGCCTGACCGTCGAGCCGGTCTCGACCCAGGTCATCCCGCGCGACCGCCACGCCGCCTGGTTCAGCGCCCTGGCCGTGGTCGCCTCGTCGATCGAGCGCCTGGCCGTCGAGATCCGCCACCTGCAGCGCACCGAGGTGCTGGAGGCCGAGGAGGCCTTCGACCCGGGCCAGAAGGGCAGCTCGGCGATGCCGCACAAGCGCAACCCGATCCTGACCGAGAACCTGACCGGCCTCGCCCGCCTGGTCCGCTCGGCGGTGGTGCCGGCGCTGGAGAACGTCGCCCTCTGGCACGAGCGCGACATCAGCCACTCGTCGGTCGAGCGCGGCATCGCGCCGGACGCCTCGATCCACCTGGACTTCGCCCTGCGCCGCCTGGCCGGCGTCGTGGAGCGGCTGGTGATCTATCCGGAGAACATGCTGAAGAACCTCGACCGCCTCGGCGGCCTGGTCCACAGCCAGCGCGTCATGCTCGCCCTGACCCAGAAGGACTCGAGCCGCGAGGAGGCCTACGCGGCCGTCCAGGGCAATGCGATGAAGGTCTGGCGCGGCGAAGGGAAGTTCATCGACTTCCTGAAGGCCGACCCGTTCGTGTCGACCCACCTGACCGACGCCGAGCTCGATGCCTTGTTCAACAACGACTATCACTTCAAGCACGTGGACACGATCTTCCGCCGCGTGTTCGGGGAACAGTCGGCCTGA
- a CDS encoding serine hydrolase domain-containing protein has product MFRRDFLIGAVGAGALAPAAAQAAEPRDPRIADVVASRQGPRFDGVVLVRQGGRLRHAQAVGVANVAFNAPSRLDTRYWVCSITKAFTAVLILQLVDEGKVDPGAAIATYLPDYAGEAARKVTVHQLLNHTSGLENIDRIPNIEDVQQGIAAALQDARGHGRLPLYQTPYTSDQLLNLFCSGPLAREPGKTFDYNNADYIVLGKIIERLRGKPYDAVLAERILEPLGMLGSGMLRQSEIVPALAVPCSPAGDVLAYDAPVYPENWYAAGGAYATAGDVLAFADALFGGRLLKPESLRRMLTPGLDDYGYGVWSRRRSLAGRSWTVITRPGRVMGSRSQLLHMPEADLTIVMTSNTGFDLDGLSAEIARRIVTAG; this is encoded by the coding sequence GTGTTCCGACGTGATTTCCTGATCGGCGCCGTGGGCGCCGGGGCCCTGGCGCCTGCCGCTGCCCAGGCCGCGGAGCCGCGCGACCCGCGGATCGCGGACGTCGTCGCCAGCCGGCAGGGGCCGCGTTTCGACGGTGTCGTGCTGGTCCGGCAGGGCGGCCGCCTCCGCCACGCCCAGGCCGTCGGCGTCGCCAATGTGGCGTTCAACGCGCCGAGCCGACTCGACACCCGCTACTGGGTCTGTTCGATCACCAAGGCCTTCACGGCGGTCCTGATCCTGCAGCTGGTCGACGAGGGCAAGGTCGACCCGGGCGCCGCGATCGCGACCTACCTGCCTGACTACGCCGGCGAGGCCGCCCGCAAGGTCACCGTCCACCAGCTGCTGAACCATACCTCGGGGCTGGAGAACATCGACCGCATCCCCAACATCGAGGACGTCCAGCAGGGGATCGCCGCCGCGCTGCAGGACGCCCGCGGGCACGGCCGGCTGCCGCTCTACCAGACGCCCTACACATCCGATCAGCTGCTGAACCTGTTCTGTAGCGGGCCCCTGGCGCGCGAGCCGGGCAAGACCTTCGACTACAACAACGCCGACTACATCGTGCTCGGCAAGATCATCGAGCGGCTGCGCGGCAAGCCCTACGACGCGGTCCTGGCCGAGCGGATCCTCGAGCCCCTGGGGATGCTCGGCTCGGGCATGCTGCGCCAGAGCGAGATCGTGCCGGCGTTGGCGGTCCCCTGCAGCCCGGCCGGCGACGTGCTCGCCTACGACGCGCCCGTCTATCCGGAGAACTGGTACGCGGCCGGCGGCGCCTACGCGACGGCCGGGGACGTGCTGGCCTTCGCCGACGCCCTGTTCGGCGGCCGGCTGCTGAAGCCCGAGAGCCTGCGCAGGATGCTCACGCCCGGCCTGGACGACTATGGCTACGGCGTCTGGAGCCGCCGCAGGAGCCTCGCTGGCCGAAGCTGGACGGTGATCACCCGGCCCGGCCGGGTGATGGGATCGCGCTCGCAGCTGCTGCACATGCCCGAGGCCGACCTGACCATCGTCATGACCTCCAACACCGGCTTCGACCTGGACGGCCTGTCCGCCGAGATCGCGCGGCGGATCGTGACGGCGGGATAG
- the msrQ gene encoding protein-methionine-sulfoxide reductase heme-binding subunit MsrQ gives MGRETRDRLVYVAVWLACLAPLLWLAWQAYDGALGANPIERLIRQLGVWGLRLLLVGLAITPLARILRQPRLIRFRRTIGLFAFTYVLLHLSTYIGVDQFFDWQAIGKDIAKRPYITIGMTAFVLLVPLAVTSTNWAIRRLGPLRWRKLHRLIYLIVPLGVAHYFLLVKADHRPPLIYGAILALLLGWRVWDWARPRLRVAPARR, from the coding sequence ATGGGTCGTGAGACGAGGGACCGGCTGGTCTACGTCGCCGTCTGGCTGGCCTGTCTGGCGCCGCTGCTGTGGCTGGCCTGGCAGGCCTACGACGGCGCGCTGGGCGCCAATCCGATCGAGCGGCTGATCCGCCAGCTGGGCGTCTGGGGTCTGCGCCTGCTGCTGGTCGGGCTGGCGATCACCCCCCTGGCCCGGATCCTGCGGCAGCCGCGCCTGATCCGCTTCCGCCGGACCATCGGCCTGTTCGCCTTCACCTACGTGCTGCTGCACCTGTCGACCTACATCGGCGTCGACCAGTTCTTCGACTGGCAGGCGATCGGCAAGGACATCGCCAAGCGGCCCTACATCACCATCGGCATGACCGCCTTCGTCCTGCTGGTCCCGCTGGCCGTGACCTCGACCAACTGGGCGATCCGCAGGCTGGGGCCGCTGCGCTGGCGGAAGCTGCACCGGCTGATCTACCTGATCGTCCCGCTGGGCGTCGCGCACTACTTCCTGCTGGTCAAGGCCGACCACCGGCCGCCGCTGATCTACGGCGCCATCCTGGCGCTGCTGCTCGGCTGGCGGGTCTGGGACTGGGCCCGGCCCCGGCTCAGGGTTGCGCCAGCACGGCGCTGA
- a CDS encoding glutathione S-transferase family protein → MEIVIGTKAWSTWSLRPWLALKRTGVAFTETLVELRKAEATTASILPHSPSGLVPALKDGDLTVWDSLAICEYLAERFPAARLWPEDPATRAVARSVTAEMHSGFMNLRRDCPMDLALRTTAELSPEVAKDVRRIAQIWSEQLARSGGPFLFGAWSIADAFYTPVATRFRSYGVDLAAHGASAEAQAYRDALLATPEFLDWEAAA, encoded by the coding sequence GTGGAGATCGTCATCGGGACCAAGGCCTGGTCCACCTGGTCCCTGCGGCCCTGGCTGGCCCTGAAGCGCACCGGCGTGGCCTTCACCGAAACCCTGGTCGAGCTGCGCAAGGCGGAGGCGACGACGGCGTCGATTCTCCCGCATTCGCCGTCCGGCCTCGTGCCGGCCCTGAAGGACGGCGACCTGACGGTCTGGGATTCGCTGGCCATCTGCGAGTACCTGGCCGAGCGGTTTCCGGCCGCCCGGCTGTGGCCCGAGGACCCGGCGACTCGCGCCGTCGCGCGGTCGGTCACGGCTGAGATGCACAGCGGCTTCATGAACCTGCGCCGGGACTGTCCGATGGACCTGGCGCTGCGCACGACGGCGGAGCTGAGTCCCGAGGTCGCCAAGGACGTCCGCCGCATCGCGCAGATCTGGTCGGAGCAGCTGGCGCGGTCGGGCGGGCCGTTCCTGTTCGGCGCCTGGTCGATCGCCGACGCCTTCTACACCCCGGTGGCTACCCGCTTCCGCAGCTACGGCGTCGACCTCGCCGCCCACGGCGCCTCGGCGGAGGCCCAGGCCTACCGTGACGCCCTGCTGGCGACGCCGGAGTTCCTGGACTGGGAAGCAGCGGCGTGA
- a CDS encoding spinster family MFS transporter, whose translation MTDATADTAPAAAPSPETPVVTPGYRSYALWLMLGIYTLNFLDRQVVNILAEPIKQDLGLQDWQLGLLTGLAFAVFYTFLGIPIARLADRANRPMIISVSLAVWSAFTVASGMAQNFIHLLLARIGVGVGEAGCSPPSHSLITDYTPKDKRASALAFYSMGIPLGSLAGMALGGLVADAHGWRVAFFVAGAPGLLLALVAAFTLKEPRKLIAAHQAKTAAEAPSFGEAMKELGTKKSFWLIAFAGSLTAFIGYGHLAFYGSFFFRNHGAELAQLAQAAGGLGPAGFLGTALGLIIGVFGAVGTFLGGQIADRAAKKDIRAYVSVPAIAGLASFPFFIAAMLTGSLALSLGLLALPVLLGSLWYGPVFAAVQSLVRPQTRATAAAVLLFVVNLVGLGLGPLFVGILSTSFTGSMGEAEGVRWALLVSSVVGLIAALLFWLARRTIREEIVS comes from the coding sequence ATGACCGACGCGACCGCCGACACCGCCCCCGCCGCTGCTCCGTCGCCGGAGACGCCCGTCGTCACCCCGGGCTACCGCTCCTACGCCCTGTGGCTGATGCTGGGCATCTACACGCTGAATTTCCTCGACCGGCAGGTGGTCAACATCCTGGCCGAGCCGATCAAGCAGGACCTGGGCCTGCAGGACTGGCAGCTGGGCCTGCTGACCGGCCTGGCGTTCGCGGTGTTCTACACCTTCCTGGGCATCCCGATCGCGCGCCTGGCCGACCGGGCCAACCGGCCGATGATCATCTCGGTCTCGCTGGCGGTGTGGAGCGCCTTCACCGTCGCCAGCGGCATGGCCCAGAACTTCATCCACCTGCTGCTGGCCCGGATCGGCGTCGGCGTGGGCGAGGCCGGCTGCAGCCCGCCGTCGCACAGCCTGATCACCGACTACACTCCGAAGGACAAGCGCGCCTCGGCCCTGGCCTTCTACTCGATGGGCATTCCGCTGGGCTCGCTGGCGGGCATGGCGCTGGGCGGCCTGGTCGCCGACGCCCACGGCTGGCGCGTGGCCTTCTTCGTGGCCGGGGCGCCGGGGCTGCTGCTGGCCCTGGTCGCCGCCTTCACCCTGAAGGAGCCGCGCAAGCTGATCGCCGCCCACCAGGCCAAGACCGCCGCCGAGGCCCCGAGCTTCGGCGAGGCGATGAAGGAGCTGGGGACCAAGAAGTCGTTCTGGCTGATCGCCTTCGCCGGCTCGCTGACCGCCTTCATCGGCTACGGCCACCTGGCCTTCTACGGCTCGTTCTTCTTCCGCAACCACGGCGCCGAGCTGGCCCAGCTGGCCCAGGCCGCCGGCGGCCTCGGCCCGGCCGGCTTCCTGGGCACGGCGCTGGGCCTGATCATCGGCGTGTTCGGCGCCGTCGGCACCTTCCTGGGCGGCCAGATCGCCGACCGCGCCGCCAAGAAGGACATCCGCGCCTACGTCTCGGTCCCGGCGATCGCCGGCCTGGCGAGCTTCCCCTTCTTCATCGCCGCCATGCTGACCGGCAGCCTGGCCCTGTCGCTCGGCCTGCTGGCCCTGCCGGTCCTGCTCGGCTCGCTGTGGTACGGCCCGGTGTTCGCCGCGGTGCAGAGCCTGGTGCGGCCGCAGACCCGCGCCACCGCCGCCGCCGTGCTGCTGTTCGTGGTCAACCTGGTCGGCCTGGGCCTGGGTCCGCTGTTCGTCGGCATCCTGAGCACCAGCTTCACCGGCTCGATGGGCGAGGCCGAGGGCGTGCGCTGGGCGCTGCTGGTCTCCTCGGTGGTGGGACTGATCGCCGCCTTGCTGTTCTGGCTGGCCCGCCGGACCATCCGCGAAGAGATCGTCAGCTGA
- a CDS encoding CopG family ribbon-helix-helix protein, with protein MATRVLTAHVPIDLAEKVDAAAERLDRPRAWIVKQALKTWLIEEERRHQLILEGLADIDAGRTVSHEDMQAWAASLGSDNPKPRPR; from the coding sequence ATGGCCACCCGCGTCTTGACCGCCCATGTTCCCATCGACCTGGCCGAAAAGGTCGACGCCGCCGCCGAGCGCCTCGACCGGCCGCGGGCCTGGATCGTCAAACAGGCCTTGAAGACCTGGCTTATCGAGGAAGAGCGTCGCCATCAGCTGATCCTCGAGGGTCTGGCCGATATCGACGCCGGCCGAACCGTCAGCCACGAAGACATGCAGGCCTGGGCGGCCAGCCTCGGCAGCGACAATCCGAAACCTCGTCCCAGATGA
- a CDS encoding spinster family MFS transporter: MTDTAAAAEPQARPLYSNGYKATVLGMLLAAYTFNFIDRTIIATIGQAIKVDLKLTDTQLGLLGGLYFALLYTTLGIPIARWAERGNRTTIIALALVIWSGFTALCGAAQNFVQLALLRFGVGIGEAGCSPPAHSLISDYFEPKKRATALSIYSFGIPLGTMIGAVAGGWLATEFSWRVAFVIVGLPGVILALLFKILVKEPPRGHSEAIEKPLIEEDLTAPAPPAPKPFSLGQEFRELGAVAKVLFAKWPVVHMVLGITLASFAGYGTGAFVPPYFVRQFGLDLATVGLIVGLVGGFSAGIGTLVGGIISDWAGKKSTVWYTLTPAFGLAIAMPIYIWAYLLNDWKMAALILLVPGIFHYTYLGPTFGVVQNSVPVHRRATATALLFFFLNLIALGGGPVFTGWLIDHFAQFNFNNPGQGVMGLLGAFGGGEAAASFTKACPGGVAPAGAAESLKALCHDSSALATRQGIVVTLLFYGWAAIHYFLAAIGLARHMKEAQAS, translated from the coding sequence ATGACCGACACCGCCGCGGCGGCCGAACCCCAGGCCAGGCCTCTCTATTCGAACGGCTACAAGGCCACGGTGCTGGGCATGCTGCTGGCGGCCTACACCTTCAACTTCATCGACCGGACGATCATCGCCACCATCGGCCAGGCGATCAAAGTCGACCTGAAGCTGACGGACACCCAGCTGGGCCTGCTGGGCGGCCTCTACTTCGCCCTGCTGTACACGACCCTGGGCATCCCGATCGCCCGCTGGGCCGAGCGCGGCAACCGGACCACCATCATCGCCCTGGCGCTGGTCATCTGGTCGGGCTTCACCGCCCTGTGCGGCGCGGCGCAGAACTTCGTCCAACTGGCCCTGCTGCGCTTCGGCGTCGGCATCGGCGAGGCCGGCTGCAGCCCGCCCGCCCACAGCCTGATCAGCGACTATTTCGAGCCCAAGAAGCGGGCCACCGCCCTGTCGATCTACTCATTCGGGATCCCCCTGGGCACCATGATCGGCGCCGTGGCCGGCGGCTGGCTGGCCACCGAGTTCAGCTGGCGGGTCGCCTTCGTCATCGTCGGCCTGCCCGGCGTGATCCTGGCCCTGCTGTTCAAGATCCTGGTCAAGGAGCCGCCGCGCGGCCACTCCGAAGCGATCGAGAAGCCGCTGATCGAGGAGGACCTGACCGCCCCCGCCCCGCCCGCGCCCAAGCCCTTCTCGCTGGGCCAGGAGTTCCGCGAGCTGGGCGCGGTGGCCAAGGTGCTGTTCGCCAAATGGCCGGTCGTGCACATGGTGCTGGGCATCACCCTGGCCTCGTTCGCCGGCTACGGCACGGGCGCGTTCGTGCCGCCCTACTTCGTGCGCCAGTTCGGGCTGGACCTGGCCACCGTCGGGCTGATCGTCGGCCTGGTCGGCGGCTTCTCGGCCGGGATCGGCACCCTGGTCGGCGGGATCATCTCCGACTGGGCCGGCAAGAAGAGCACCGTCTGGTACACCCTGACCCCCGCCTTCGGCCTGGCCATCGCCATGCCGATCTACATCTGGGCCTACCTGCTCAACGACTGGAAGATGGCCGCCCTGATCCTGCTGGTCCCGGGCATCTTCCACTACACCTACCTGGGCCCGACCTTCGGGGTCGTGCAGAACTCGGTGCCGGTCCACCGCCGGGCGACCGCGACGGCGTTGCTGTTCTTCTTCCTGAACCTGATCGCGCTGGGCGGCGGGCCGGTCTTCACCGGCTGGCTGATCGACCATTTCGCGCAGTTCAACTTCAACAACCCCGGCCAGGGCGTCATGGGCCTGCTCGGCGCCTTCGGCGGCGGCGAGGCGGCGGCCAGCTTCACCAAGGCCTGCCCCGGCGGCGTGGCCCCGGCCGGCGCGGCCGAGAGCCTCAAGGCGCTGTGCCACGACTCCTCGGCCCTGGCGACGCGCCAGGGGATCGTCGTCACCCTGCTGTTCTACGGCTGGGCCGCGATCCACTACTTCCTGGCCGCCATCGGCCTCGCCAGGCACATGAAAGAGGCTCAGGCTTCTTGA
- the radC gene encoding RadC family protein: protein MAEEHRLGHRERLRDRALKSLDAVPDYELLELFLFRTFPRGDVKPIAKALLTRFGSFSGVLGAAIEETRTVPGVGEQAALDLKLLGEATLRVGREKIAKRTVISSWSALLAYVKVALANEPREQFRVLFLDRKNQLILDEIQNRGTVDHAPVYAREVVRRALELSASAVILVHNHPSGDPTPSGADIDMTRQVVEAGRPLRISVHDHLVVGREGVASFKALGLLK, encoded by the coding sequence ATGGCCGAAGAGCATCGGCTGGGCCATCGCGAGCGGCTGCGCGACAGGGCCCTGAAGAGCCTGGACGCCGTGCCCGACTACGAGCTGCTGGAGCTGTTCCTGTTCCGCACCTTCCCGCGCGGGGACGTCAAGCCGATCGCCAAGGCGCTGCTGACCCGGTTCGGCTCGTTCTCGGGCGTGCTGGGGGCGGCGATCGAGGAGACCCGCACGGTGCCCGGCGTCGGCGAACAGGCGGCGCTGGACCTCAAGCTGCTCGGCGAGGCGACGCTGCGGGTGGGGCGCGAGAAGATCGCCAAGCGCACGGTGATCTCGTCCTGGAGCGCCCTGCTCGCCTATGTGAAGGTCGCCCTGGCCAACGAGCCGCGCGAGCAGTTCCGCGTGCTGTTCCTGGACCGCAAGAACCAGCTGATCCTCGACGAGATCCAGAACCGCGGCACCGTCGACCACGCTCCCGTCTACGCCCGCGAGGTGGTGCGCCGGGCCCTGGAGCTGTCGGCCAGCGCGGTGATCCTGGTGCACAACCATCCCAGCGGCGACCCCACGCCCAGCGGGGCCGACATCGACATGACCCGCCAGGTCGTCGAGGCCGGCCGCCCCCTGCGCATCTCGGTCCACGACCACCTGGTCGTCGGCCGCGAGGGCGTGGCCAGCTTCAAGGCGCTGGGGTTGCTGAAATGA
- a CDS encoding DNA-deoxyinosine glycosylase — protein MTRKRSFPPVVDEGVRLLVLGSLPGEASLAAGRYYAHPRNAFWRLMGTVVGEDLHGMDYEARLATLLRHRVGLWDVVGEAVRPGSLDTAIRDATPNDLAALVDSLPALRAVGFNGGTSAKKGMTLLAGRADRLRLIPLPSSSPAFTLPFTAKAEAWAVLGDYV, from the coding sequence CTGACGCGCAAGCGCAGCTTTCCGCCGGTCGTCGATGAGGGCGTCCGGCTGCTGGTGCTGGGGAGCCTTCCCGGAGAGGCCTCCCTGGCCGCCGGCCGCTACTACGCCCATCCCCGGAACGCCTTCTGGCGGCTGATGGGGACGGTGGTCGGCGAAGACCTTCACGGCATGGACTACGAGGCGCGGCTGGCGACCCTGCTGCGCCATCGCGTGGGCCTGTGGGACGTGGTCGGCGAGGCGGTGCGTCCGGGCAGCCTGGACACGGCGATCCGCGACGCCACGCCCAACGACCTGGCGGCCCTGGTGGATAGCCTGCCCGCGCTGAGAGCCGTCGGCTTCAACGGCGGGACCTCGGCGAAGAAGGGCATGACGCTGCTGGCGGGCCGCGCCGACCGGCTGCGCCTGATCCCCCTGCCCTCCTCCAGCCCGGCCTTCACCCTGCCCTTCACGGCGAAGGCGGAGGCTTGGGCGGTGTTGGGCGACTACGTCTAG
- a CDS encoding type II toxin-antitoxin system RelE/ParE family toxin codes for MKIRWSREASDDVGRLHAFLESANPVAAAKVARMLVEAPDRLLVHSRIGERLHRYGHRDVRHLRVAAYDLWYEIQGDTILIVRIRHQREDR; via the coding sequence ATGAAGATACGCTGGAGCCGCGAAGCATCAGACGATGTCGGACGGCTCCACGCCTTCCTCGAGTCCGCGAATCCGGTCGCGGCCGCCAAGGTCGCGAGAATGCTCGTCGAAGCGCCCGACAGACTCCTCGTTCACTCCCGCATCGGCGAGCGATTGCATCGTTATGGTCACCGGGACGTCCGGCATCTCCGCGTCGCGGCCTATGACCTCTGGTACGAAATCCAAGGCGACACGATCCTGATCGTGCGCATTCGCCATCAACGCGAAGACCGCTAG
- the msrP gene encoding protein-methionine-sulfoxide reductase catalytic subunit MsrP translates to MLIRHRGDLTENDVTPKDIYLRRREFMAGALGLGLSLTAGAAGAVPLKGAPSPYSTDEKKTPREDVTTYNNFYEFGVDKDDPARNAGRLSVSPWRVKVDGACAKPGVIDLADFLRGNALQERIYRLRCVEGWSMVIPWLGVPLADLLKKYEPTSKARFVAFETLYRPKEMIGQQRGVLDWPYREGLRIDEALHPLTIMAVGLYGETLPKQNGAPMRLVVPWKYGFKSIKSVVRISFVERQPRTAWNDLAPNEYGFYSNVNPQVDHPRWSQATERRIGEFRRRDTLMFNGYGDQVASMYRGLDLKKYF, encoded by the coding sequence ATGCTGATCCGTCACCGGGGCGACCTGACCGAGAACGACGTCACGCCCAAGGACATCTATCTCCGACGCCGCGAGTTCATGGCCGGGGCGCTGGGTCTCGGTTTGAGCCTGACGGCCGGCGCAGCCGGGGCCGTGCCATTGAAGGGCGCGCCCAGCCCCTATTCCACCGACGAGAAGAAGACGCCCCGCGAGGACGTCACGACCTACAACAACTTCTATGAGTTCGGCGTCGACAAGGACGACCCGGCCCGCAACGCCGGCCGGCTGAGCGTCTCGCCCTGGAGGGTCAAGGTCGACGGCGCCTGCGCCAAACCGGGCGTCATCGACCTGGCCGACTTCCTGCGCGGCAACGCCCTGCAGGAGCGGATCTACCGGCTGCGCTGCGTCGAGGGCTGGTCGATGGTCATCCCCTGGCTGGGCGTGCCGCTGGCCGACCTGCTCAAGAAGTACGAGCCGACCAGCAAGGCCAGGTTCGTCGCCTTCGAGACCCTGTATCGACCCAAGGAGATGATCGGCCAGCAGCGCGGCGTGCTCGACTGGCCCTATCGCGAGGGCCTGCGCATCGACGAGGCCCTGCATCCGCTGACCATCATGGCCGTCGGCCTCTACGGCGAGACCCTGCCCAAGCAGAACGGCGCGCCGATGCGGCTGGTCGTCCCCTGGAAGTACGGCTTCAAGAGCATCAAGAGCGTGGTCCGGATCAGCTTCGTCGAGCGCCAGCCGCGGACCGCCTGGAACGACCTGGCGCCCAACGAGTACGGCTTCTATTCCAACGTGAACCCGCAGGTGGACCATCCGCGCTGGTCCCAGGCCACCGAACGGCGCATCGGCGAGTTCCGGCGGCGCGACACCCTGATGTTCAACGGCTACGGCGACCAGGTCGCCTCGATGTACCGCGGCCTGGACCTGAAGAAATACTTCTGA